A window from Marinagarivorans cellulosilyticus encodes these proteins:
- a CDS encoding glycine zipper 2TM domain-containing protein: MLNRVINAATHRPYRALRSVTLALGAIGISTMPLAGLAEHAPAEGASIIDTARVFSSVPVYTTIKEVEPRQECWVETIAQEHYIPPEPARYNNAPVIVGGVIGGALGHAVGHGRSNKKLGAVVGSVLGAAVGHSVGNKPYQSRREGYTEVSYRDVERCKTVEQTSTRRVFEGYDVTYEYRGNVYTTRMASSPGKELQLAVQFTPIES, translated from the coding sequence ATGCTAAATCGTGTGATCAACGCTGCAACCCATCGACCTTACCGCGCGCTAAGGTCGGTAACTCTGGCATTGGGAGCTATTGGTATTAGTACAATGCCGTTAGCGGGGCTGGCAGAACATGCCCCAGCCGAAGGTGCGAGCATTATAGATACCGCTAGAGTGTTTTCCTCTGTGCCGGTTTACACCACGATTAAAGAGGTAGAGCCACGACAAGAGTGCTGGGTAGAAACCATTGCCCAAGAGCACTACATTCCACCAGAGCCTGCAAGGTACAATAACGCCCCAGTAATAGTGGGTGGTGTTATTGGTGGTGCCTTGGGGCATGCTGTTGGTCATGGCCGTTCAAATAAAAAGCTAGGTGCCGTTGTGGGGAGTGTGCTGGGGGCGGCCGTAGGGCACAGCGTGGGCAATAAGCCTTACCAGTCTAGGCGCGAAGGTTATACCGAGGTGAGCTACCGCGACGTTGAGCGCTGCAAAACCGTTGAGCAAACATCAACGCGCCGTGTATTTGAAGGTTACGATGTCACTTATGAGTACCGCGGCAATGTTTATACTACGCGCATGGCCAGCTCGCCAGGTAAAGAGCTGCAATTGGCTGTTCAGTTTACGCCAATTGAAAGTTAA
- a CDS encoding PepSY domain-containing protein: MTRSGFCKKCLAFSLGLLGASVASAQGNNIIDKSRAAEIAQEKFGGELFGKIKKIKADDGSIIYEVRLDNNGRMTIVYVDGRGNITQKK; encoded by the coding sequence ATGACTCGTTCAGGTTTTTGTAAAAAGTGTTTGGCGTTTAGCTTGGGGTTGCTTGGGGCATCCGTGGCGAGTGCACAAGGTAATAATATAATCGATAAGAGTCGCGCTGCCGAAATTGCACAAGAAAAATTTGGCGGCGAGTTATTCGGAAAAATTAAAAAAATTAAAGCTGACGATGGTTCCATCATTTACGAAGTGCGTTTAGATAACAATGGACGCATGACAATCGTTTATGTTGATGGCCGCGGCAATATTACACAAAAAAAATAA
- a CDS encoding response regulator transcription factor, translating into MRLLVVEDEMAIRNQLADYLGGLGFAVDVAADGKEGLYFAKEYDYDLAIVDIGLPEIDGIELISQARAAGKSYPVLILTARGNWQDKVKGLEAGADDYLVKPFHNEELRARVNALIRRASGHAKPQLEFGPVTIDTAAKQVLLNGKEVELTSYEYNTLEYLAHHAGEAISKTVLTEHLYQQDFERDSNVIEVFIGRLRKKLDPKGELQLITTIRGQGYRFNTDPTSVHNSVANSDKGADVVG; encoded by the coding sequence ATGCGCTTGTTAGTGGTTGAAGATGAAATGGCTATTCGCAATCAATTAGCCGATTATTTAGGCGGTTTAGGGTTTGCTGTTGATGTGGCAGCAGATGGTAAAGAAGGGCTCTATTTCGCTAAAGAATACGATTACGATTTGGCCATTGTGGACATTGGCTTACCAGAAATTGATGGTATCGAATTAATTAGCCAAGCCCGCGCTGCGGGTAAAAGTTATCCTGTTTTGATTTTAACCGCCCGTGGCAACTGGCAAGATAAAGTTAAAGGCCTTGAGGCCGGCGCCGATGATTATTTAGTCAAGCCTTTCCACAACGAAGAGCTTCGCGCTCGTGTTAACGCTTTAATTCGCCGCGCTTCTGGCCACGCCAAGCCCCAGCTAGAATTTGGCCCTGTCACCATCGATACCGCCGCTAAGCAGGTGTTATTAAATGGTAAAGAAGTTGAGCTAACCAGTTACGAGTACAATACTTTGGAGTATTTAGCGCACCATGCTGGCGAGGCCATTTCTAAAACAGTCCTTACGGAACACTTGTACCAGCAAGACTTCGAACGCGATAGTAACGTGATCGAGGTGTTTATAGGCCGTTTGCGCAAAAAGCTCGACCCAAAAGGCGAGCTGCAACTGATTACCACAATTCGCGGCCAAGGCTACCGCTTTAATACTGACCCCACCAGTGTGCATAACAGTGTCGCCAACAGTGATAAAGGCGCTGACGTCGTTGGTTAA
- a CDS encoding ATP-binding protein, with amino-acid sequence MTPLVERLHLPTLSVSSLTTRLFFASVVLLPVLLGFSATMLDYAFKLSLETAERDALRSQVYLLLGVAEPGDTTLEMPPALTEPRFGELNSGLYGWIVDGEGHVVWQSRSTDLIPSDYFPTLTTPFEAGVKDFFSSQFNADDFYLMTYDTVWPIAGKDTEFRFVVAHSQADLKAILAAYRERLLVWVVGLAVLLVLVQTLIARWGLQPLRRLARDLERVEAGKSQSLSGQYPADIRPVTENLNKVLRAEQAQRERYRNTLGDLAHSLKTPLSVVRGQLETADSNQQEIMPVVDDQISRMSMIIDHQLRRASAQVTQNAVYARVLVKPLIERLTGAMQKVYRHKNLKIDVNINKDLPFSGDEGDLMEMAGNLIENACKYGASHVVISASIVGNDLKIHIEDDGPGVPDTIKSTILTRGARADTATSGQGIGLSVAVDILSSYGGSLQISRSSLGGASFNLSLPAYTNA; translated from the coding sequence TTGACGCCGTTAGTCGAGCGATTGCATTTACCGACGTTATCTGTTTCTTCGCTAACGACGCGTCTTTTCTTTGCTTCTGTGGTGTTGTTACCTGTGCTATTGGGTTTCAGCGCCACAATGTTGGATTATGCTTTTAAGCTCAGCCTAGAAACGGCAGAGCGCGATGCTTTGCGTAGCCAAGTGTATTTATTGCTTGGCGTCGCCGAACCCGGCGATACGACCCTCGAAATGCCGCCAGCACTCACCGAGCCGCGCTTTGGCGAGCTTAATTCCGGTTTGTATGGCTGGATTGTCGATGGCGAAGGTCATGTCGTATGGCAATCGCGTTCGACAGATTTAATCCCTTCTGATTATTTCCCTACGCTTACTACCCCCTTTGAGGCGGGCGTGAAAGATTTTTTCAGCAGCCAATTTAACGCCGATGACTTTTATTTAATGACCTACGACACTGTTTGGCCTATTGCAGGCAAAGACACCGAGTTTCGTTTTGTTGTTGCCCACAGCCAAGCCGATTTAAAAGCGATTCTAGCGGCCTACCGAGAGCGTCTGTTGGTGTGGGTTGTAGGGCTGGCGGTGTTGTTGGTTTTGGTGCAAACACTCATTGCCCGCTGGGGTTTGCAGCCATTAAGGCGTTTGGCGCGCGATTTAGAGCGGGTAGAAGCCGGTAAAAGCCAGTCGCTATCGGGCCAATACCCTGCAGATATTCGCCCCGTTACCGAAAACCTTAATAAAGTATTGCGGGCAGAGCAAGCCCAGCGCGAGCGGTACCGCAATACCTTAGGGGATTTGGCCCACAGCCTAAAAACGCCGTTATCGGTTGTACGCGGTCAGTTAGAAACCGCCGATTCCAATCAGCAGGAAATTATGCCGGTAGTGGATGATCAAATTAGTCGCATGAGTATGATCATTGATCATCAGCTAAGGCGTGCGAGTGCGCAGGTTACGCAAAATGCAGTTTATGCCCGCGTATTGGTTAAGCCGCTTATAGAGCGATTAACCGGCGCAATGCAAAAAGTGTATCGTCATAAAAACCTGAAAATTGATGTCAATATCAACAAAGATTTGCCCTTTTCCGGTGACGAAGGCGATTTGATGGAAATGGCTGGTAACCTTATCGAAAATGCCTGCAAATACGGCGCATCGCACGTTGTGATTAGTGCTTCTATTGTGGGGAATGACTTAAAAATTCATATTGAAGATGACGGCCCAGGCGTACCCGATACCATAAAAAGTACCATTCTTACGCGCGGCGCACGTGCGGATACGGCGACATCTGGCCAAGGAATTGGGCTTTCTGTTGCGGTCGATATTCTTAGTAGCTATGGTGGTAGCTTGCAAATAAGTCGCTCCTCACTGGGTGGAGCTAGTTTTAATTTATCTTTACCGGCCTACACCAATGCTTAA
- a CDS encoding VanZ family protein, translating to MLEKSRFDKFMRASRWLRWAQFVIALVIFCYAALSPSPQLIGQHSDTSMHFVGNILLMLSAWLALWGRLSIIKVVLCLLPFSLGIELAQYFSPGRMVDVKDMFMNTAGLGVGALLALFAQVGVKRILR from the coding sequence ATGCTCGAAAAATCCCGTTTTGATAAGTTTATGCGCGCTAGCCGTTGGTTGCGTTGGGCGCAGTTTGTTATTGCGCTGGTTATCTTTTGTTATGCCGCGCTATCACCTTCGCCTCAGCTTATAGGGCAACACTCGGATACCAGTATGCACTTTGTTGGTAATATTTTGCTGATGCTGTCCGCTTGGTTGGCGCTTTGGGGGCGGCTATCCATTATTAAAGTCGTACTATGTTTATTGCCATTTAGTTTAGGTATCGAGCTTGCGCAGTATTTTTCCCCTGGCCGCATGGTCGATGTTAAAGATATGTTTATGAATACGGCAGGCTTAGGCGTAGGGGCTTTATTGGCCTTGTTTGCGCAAGTGGGCGTTAAGCGCATATTGCGCTAA
- a CDS encoding FAD-binding and (Fe-S)-binding domain-containing protein: MIPRIHQTSSTQSLYLQFLEALKRTDFEGDIAPDYASRTVLATDNSIYQVLPQGVVYPKSIDDLTRITELTCQPQYHVVVLSPRGGGTGTNGQSLTDGIVVDMSRHMNNILEINAEEGWARVQSGVVKDQLNAAIKPYGLFFAPELSTSNRATIGGMINTDASGQGSCRYGKTRDHVLELTTVLLDGGIIVSHAINDDELALKSEEQNISGLVHRLINNIQQEHKALIAEKFPPLNRCLTGYDLAHIRDENDQFNLNNILCGSEGTLGFIAEAKINLLKIPNFTALVIVNYDSFDSALRDAPRLMKAGPTSIETIDSRVLELAMNDIVWQEVAEYFPAENIEQIKGMNLVEYTAETKEELSAGLSQLIDVLKSTDAATGCVGHGLAMGDDAVKKIWGMRKKAVGLLGNAKGEARPIPFVEDTAVPPENLADFIAEFRAILDSHNLSYGMFGHVDAGVLHVRPAIDMKEPSALKMVRKITDEVTALTQKYNGLLWGEHGKGVRSEYAPEFFGELFPQLQRIKGAFDPRNQLNPGKIATPIDTGTLLKIDEVPTRGQNDQQIPVQLWQGFSEAVYCNGNGACFNWNTADAMCPSYKATRNRVHSPKGRASLIREWIKQLGEYDFDVTKFTGKYDNFPKAESFLQRRKNSKNAVQQYDFSHEVMDSMSQCLACKSCVGQCPIKVDVPEFRSKFLALYHTRYARPLKDYFVANLERFVPMAAPFAAIANTVQSLAPVKRFLKNTVGFVDSPKLSRINFNKQLKKWGVSYATGDALKRLNDEQKANSVIIVQDAFTRYFDAQVVLDAIELLMKFGFNPLIAPFSANGKPLHVHGFLAEFKQQAEQTAAQLNTLARSDIPLVGIDPAMTLAYRAEYVKALGEENAPKVLLIQEWLIAHLDKLVNKQSLFKDGTFKLLGHCTEKTNAPASTSQWQKIFSALGQTLAVEAVGCCGMAGTYGHETKNRETSAEIFDLSWRAPTTNEENTGKLIATGYSCRSQTLREAGVSLSHPLQALLANAADSKPA, from the coding sequence ATGATCCCACGCATACATCAAACCTCTAGCACCCAGTCGCTGTACCTGCAGTTTCTAGAAGCCCTCAAGCGTACAGACTTTGAAGGTGACATAGCGCCGGATTACGCCAGCCGCACGGTTTTGGCTACGGATAACTCTATTTACCAAGTACTGCCGCAGGGCGTTGTCTACCCCAAAAGCATCGACGACCTTACGCGCATAACCGAGCTGACCTGCCAACCGCAATACCATGTGGTGGTGCTATCACCGCGCGGCGGCGGCACGGGCACCAACGGCCAATCTCTTACCGACGGCATTGTGGTGGATATGTCGCGCCACATGAATAACATTCTGGAAATCAACGCCGAAGAAGGCTGGGCGCGCGTGCAATCGGGGGTTGTTAAAGATCAGCTCAATGCTGCCATTAAGCCTTATGGGCTATTCTTTGCGCCTGAATTATCAACCAGTAACCGCGCCACCATTGGCGGCATGATAAACACCGATGCTTCGGGCCAAGGTTCTTGCCGGTACGGCAAAACACGCGATCACGTATTAGAGCTAACCACAGTACTGCTGGACGGCGGCATTATTGTTAGCCACGCCATTAACGATGACGAGCTTGCCCTAAAAAGCGAAGAGCAAAACATTTCGGGCTTAGTGCATCGCTTAATTAATAATATTCAGCAAGAACACAAAGCCCTTATTGCCGAAAAATTCCCGCCGCTCAATCGCTGCTTAACCGGCTACGACCTTGCCCATATTCGCGACGAAAACGACCAGTTTAATTTAAACAATATTTTATGCGGCAGCGAAGGCACTTTAGGTTTTATTGCAGAAGCCAAAATTAACCTTCTAAAAATACCCAACTTTACCGCCTTAGTGATTGTTAATTACGACAGCTTTGATAGCGCCCTGCGCGATGCCCCACGCCTAATGAAAGCAGGCCCCACCAGCATCGAGACTATTGATTCGCGCGTGTTAGAACTCGCCATGAACGATATCGTATGGCAAGAAGTGGCCGAATATTTTCCAGCCGAAAATATCGAACAAATCAAAGGCATGAATCTGGTCGAGTACACCGCAGAAACCAAAGAGGAATTAAGCGCTGGCCTATCACAATTAATTGATGTATTAAAAAGCACCGATGCCGCCACCGGTTGTGTTGGCCATGGTTTAGCCATGGGCGATGATGCGGTGAAAAAGATTTGGGGCATGCGTAAAAAAGCGGTGGGGTTACTGGGTAATGCCAAAGGTGAAGCGCGCCCTATTCCCTTTGTTGAAGACACCGCCGTACCCCCTGAAAACCTGGCCGACTTTATTGCTGAGTTTCGCGCTATTTTAGATAGCCACAATTTAAGCTACGGCATGTTTGGCCACGTTGATGCCGGCGTGCTTCACGTGCGCCCAGCCATCGACATGAAAGAGCCATCGGCCTTAAAAATGGTGCGTAAAATTACCGATGAAGTGACGGCACTCACGCAAAAGTACAACGGTTTATTGTGGGGCGAACACGGTAAGGGTGTGCGCAGCGAATATGCCCCCGAATTTTTTGGCGAACTATTCCCGCAGCTGCAGCGTATAAAAGGGGCTTTTGACCCGCGCAACCAGCTAAACCCCGGCAAAATCGCAACCCCCATTGATACTGGTACTTTACTCAAAATTGATGAAGTGCCCACACGCGGCCAAAACGACCAACAAATACCAGTGCAATTGTGGCAGGGCTTTAGCGAGGCGGTGTATTGCAACGGCAATGGCGCCTGCTTTAACTGGAATACCGCCGATGCCATGTGCCCATCTTATAAAGCCACCCGCAACCGCGTACACTCACCTAAAGGCCGTGCCTCTTTAATTAGAGAGTGGATAAAACAACTCGGTGAATACGATTTTGACGTAACCAAATTTACAGGGAAATACGATAACTTCCCCAAAGCCGAAAGCTTTTTACAACGCCGAAAAAACTCCAAAAACGCTGTTCAACAATACGACTTTTCCCATGAAGTGATGGATTCGATGAGCCAGTGCTTGGCGTGTAAATCTTGTGTGGGGCAATGCCCAATTAAAGTCGATGTACCGGAATTTCGCAGTAAATTTTTAGCCCTTTACCACACCCGCTATGCGCGCCCGCTTAAAGATTATTTTGTCGCTAACCTCGAGCGCTTTGTACCTATGGCCGCGCCCTTTGCCGCAATAGCTAATACTGTGCAATCACTTGCGCCAGTAAAGCGCTTTTTGAAAAACACGGTTGGGTTTGTTGATAGCCCCAAATTATCGCGCATAAACTTTAATAAACAATTAAAAAAGTGGGGCGTAAGCTACGCAACCGGCGATGCACTTAAACGCTTAAATGACGAGCAAAAAGCCAATAGCGTTATTATTGTGCAAGACGCCTTTACTCGATACTTTGATGCCCAAGTTGTGCTAGATGCCATTGAGCTATTAATGAAATTTGGCTTTAACCCCCTTATCGCGCCTTTTAGCGCTAACGGTAAGCCACTGCATGTCCACGGCTTTTTAGCCGAATTTAAGCAACAGGCAGAGCAAACTGCCGCACAGCTAAATACTTTAGCCCGCAGCGATATCCCGCTTGTGGGTATCGACCCCGCCATGACATTGGCTTATCGCGCTGAGTACGTAAAAGCACTCGGTGAAGAAAATGCACCAAAGGTATTGTTGATTCAAGAATGGCTGATTGCTCATTTAGATAAGCTAGTCAATAAACAAAGCTTATTTAAAGACGGCACTTTTAAATTACTCGGCCACTGCACCGAAAAAACCAATGCGCCAGCCAGTACAAGCCAATGGCAAAAAATATTTTCGGCTTTAGGGCAAACGCTAGCGGTAGAAGCGGTAGGCTGCTGTGGCATGGCCGGTACTTATGGCCACGAAACCAAAAACAGAGAAACGTCGGCAGAAATTTTTGATTTAAGCTGGCGCGCGCCCACAACTAACGAAGAAAATACCGGCAAACTCATTGCCACGGGTTATTCTTGTCGCAGCCAAACCTTGCGTGAAGCTGGCGTGTCATTATCACACCCTCTGCAAGCATTACTGGCCAATGCGGCAGATTCAAAACCCGCTTAA
- a CDS encoding Fis family transcriptional regulator, translating to MAKAQSKTQKRTDNNIRLALIAVCEQSLKDIPGFKWLTHQVDFTNFPASLLVTCIFETQEQLTQAEQNLHTQQMQNNVQAKLFKIGVKVSSPKNQVVFDTEEACTQEHEGDWKTRLASKKGRALARNRPNGC from the coding sequence ATGGCTAAAGCACAAAGTAAAACGCAAAAAAGAACAGACAATAATATTCGCTTGGCCCTTATTGCTGTGTGCGAGCAAAGCCTTAAAGATATTCCCGGCTTTAAGTGGCTTACCCACCAAGTTGATTTCACCAACTTCCCTGCCAGCTTATTAGTCACCTGTATTTTTGAAACCCAAGAGCAGCTTACCCAAGCCGAGCAGAACTTACACACCCAGCAAATGCAAAACAACGTGCAAGCTAAGCTTTTTAAAATAGGTGTAAAAGTAAGTTCGCCTAAGAACCAAGTGGTTTTTGATACCGAAGAAGCCTGCACGCAAGAGCACGAAGGCGACTGGAAAACGCGCCTTGCCAGCAAAAAAGGCCGCGCATTAGCACGGAATAGGCCCAACGGTTGTTAA
- the murJ gene encoding murein biosynthesis integral membrane protein MurJ: MSSSPQPTVAKAPSLLRSGAVVGVMTMLSRVLGLVRDVVFARFLGADAGADAFFVAFKVPNFLRRLFAEGAFAQAFVPVLSELRQNNAGSALKLFIDHVAGCLGVSLLAITTLCVVAAPLLAVVFAPGFYFDNPEKMALTGDLIRITFPYLLCISLAGFLGAILNSFDRFAVPAVTPVLLNIVLIIAAVFVAPRMGEPAMALAYGVLVAGVLQFSFQLPFVAQLGLLPKPKPVWSDPNVKKVLLLMAPAIFGVSVSQINLLLDTVLASFLPSGSVSWLFYSDRLTELPLGVFGVGIATVILPALSRQHTASSEHYSSTLNWAIRCVLVIALPATVALVVLAKPILFTLFQYGEMGVRDVNMASVSLMAYSLGLPAFMLIKVLASGYFARQDTKTPVRIGIIAMVANMGLNVLFVVPLHFGWQLGHAGLALATCASAFLNAGLLYRGLLKSQAFVPENNLLRFALLLCVASLVMGAGLWFSLQYLPSFEVLGWLPRIGYTALFCMAGFAVYVLVLLLLGVRVRDFKPNKT; this comes from the coding sequence ATGTCGTCTTCCCCGCAGCCAACAGTGGCCAAAGCACCCTCGTTGTTACGCTCTGGCGCGGTTGTGGGGGTGATGACAATGTTATCGCGGGTGTTAGGCCTAGTACGCGATGTGGTATTTGCACGCTTTTTAGGTGCCGATGCCGGGGCCGATGCCTTTTTTGTGGCCTTTAAAGTGCCTAATTTTTTAAGGCGGCTATTTGCCGAGGGCGCCTTTGCACAAGCCTTTGTGCCGGTATTGTCGGAGCTTAGGCAAAATAATGCAGGCAGTGCGCTTAAGTTATTTATTGACCATGTGGCAGGTTGCTTGGGTGTATCGTTATTGGCCATTACAACCTTGTGTGTTGTGGCTGCGCCTTTGCTGGCAGTGGTTTTTGCGCCGGGATTTTACTTCGATAACCCCGAAAAAATGGCGTTAACCGGCGATTTAATTCGCATTACCTTTCCGTATTTATTGTGCATTTCGCTAGCGGGCTTTTTAGGGGCTATATTAAACAGTTTTGATCGCTTTGCCGTGCCCGCCGTGACGCCGGTATTGCTTAATATTGTTTTGATTATCGCAGCGGTTTTTGTCGCCCCGCGCATGGGCGAGCCAGCGATGGCACTGGCTTACGGGGTGCTAGTAGCCGGTGTGCTCCAGTTTAGTTTTCAGCTGCCTTTTGTGGCCCAGTTGGGTCTATTGCCCAAGCCCAAGCCCGTGTGGTCCGACCCTAATGTTAAAAAGGTGCTGCTGTTAATGGCACCAGCGATTTTTGGTGTATCGGTTAGCCAAATAAACTTATTGCTCGATACGGTGCTGGCCTCGTTCTTGCCCTCTGGCAGTGTGTCGTGGTTATTTTATTCAGACCGCTTAACCGAGCTGCCCTTGGGCGTTTTTGGGGTAGGTATTGCCACGGTGATACTGCCTGCATTATCGCGCCAACATACGGCTAGCTCGGAACATTATTCCAGCACACTTAATTGGGCCATACGCTGCGTGCTTGTGATTGCGTTGCCGGCTACCGTGGCGCTGGTGGTACTGGCTAAACCCATCTTGTTTACGTTATTCCAGTATGGCGAAATGGGTGTAAGGGATGTGAATATGGCCAGCGTGAGTTTGATGGCTTATTCCTTAGGCTTGCCGGCTTTTATGTTAATTAAAGTATTGGCCAGTGGTTACTTTGCCCGGCAAGACACCAAAACCCCCGTGCGCATTGGCATTATTGCCATGGTGGCCAATATGGGCTTGAACGTTTTGTTTGTGGTGCCTTTGCATTTTGGTTGGCAGCTTGGCCACGCGGGGTTGGCGTTGGCTACGTGCGCCTCGGCTTTTTTAAATGCCGGCTTGCTGTACCGCGGTTTACTCAAAAGCCAGGCATTTGTGCCCGAAAATAACTTACTGCGCTTTGCCTTATTGTTGTGCGTTGCCAGCCTTGTGATGGGGGCAGGCTTGTGGTTTAGCTTGCAGTATTTACCCAGCTTTGAAGTGTTAGGTTGGTTGCCGCGCATTGGCTATACGGCCTTGTTTTGCATGGCGGGTTTTGCAGTTTATGTGCTAGTGCTGTTGCTATTGGGGGTGCGCGTTCGCGACTTTAAGCCCAATAAAACGTAA
- the bglX gene encoding beta-glucosidase BglX yields MKITTLLAGCIVGASSAVAFAKAPAQPADIDQLLKSMTLEQKIGQLQQSHIEEAATIADIPQSVKDAIRQGKVGSFLNANSLVVANELQRIAIEESPNGVPLLLARDVIHGYKTIFPIPLGQAASWNPEGVKQGARIAAIEASADGIRWTFAPMIDISRDARWGRIAESFGEDPYLTSVMGVASVEGYQGDDLSDPTSIAATAKHFIGYGAAEAGRDYNTTYIPTPLLHNQYLPPFEAVVKAGAASIMSAFNDLNGIPASVNRYTMDTILRKEMGFDGVLVSDWDSVIEAVVHGVAADLKEAALMASKASLDMEMVSTSFQNNLAALVAEGKITEAEINTKVRRILHLKQELGLFEQPYTQASRQAVKNSAEFRKVAQDAAAESLVLLKNDNAILPLKAGQKIALIGPLADAAHDQMGTWVLDGEKKNSVTVLEAVKAEAGKIRYVRALEHSRSYDTDDFKAAVKAAKKSDVIVFVGGEEAALSGEAHSRAGIRLPGAQEQLISALKATGKPLVVVLMAGRPIELHNILPSIDALVMTWHAGSLAGPAISDLLFGHIEPVGRLPVTWPKVTGQLPMYYNQKNTGRPPTSRPFIFMEDYPIEANQHSLGHAATHMDIGFAPQFPFGFGLSYSTVEYGKASSQKARYARKDTYTFSAEIANTGKRPVTEVVQLYIQDVIGSVTRPVKELKHFKRVTLQPGKKQVVSFTLKAEDLMFFNADAQRVFEPGLFRAWVAPHAEAGEAVEFTIQ; encoded by the coding sequence ATGAAAATAACAACACTCCTTGCTGGTTGCATTGTTGGCGCTAGCAGCGCGGTGGCATTTGCCAAGGCGCCGGCACAACCTGCCGATATTGATCAACTGCTTAAGTCGATGACGCTAGAGCAAAAAATAGGGCAGTTGCAGCAGTCTCACATAGAAGAGGCCGCAACCATCGCCGATATTCCACAATCCGTTAAAGATGCTATTCGCCAAGGCAAAGTGGGTTCGTTTTTGAATGCTAACTCGCTAGTGGTTGCCAACGAATTGCAGCGCATCGCGATAGAAGAAAGCCCCAACGGCGTGCCACTGTTATTGGCGCGCGATGTTATTCACGGTTATAAAACGATTTTCCCTATTCCATTGGGCCAAGCGGCAAGCTGGAACCCCGAGGGTGTAAAGCAGGGCGCCCGCATAGCAGCCATAGAGGCATCGGCCGATGGTATTCGCTGGACGTTTGCCCCCATGATCGATATTTCACGCGATGCCCGTTGGGGCCGAATTGCTGAATCTTTTGGTGAAGACCCGTACTTAACATCGGTAATGGGCGTGGCCTCTGTCGAGGGCTACCAAGGTGATGACTTATCAGACCCTACCAGTATTGCCGCCACGGCGAAGCACTTTATTGGTTATGGCGCCGCCGAAGCCGGCCGTGATTACAATACCACCTACATTCCCACACCATTGCTGCACAACCAGTATTTACCCCCTTTTGAGGCGGTAGTTAAGGCCGGCGCAGCTTCTATTATGTCGGCGTTTAACGATTTGAACGGCATTCCCGCATCGGTAAACCGCTACACCATGGATACCATACTGCGCAAAGAAATGGGCTTTGATGGTGTGCTAGTCAGCGATTGGGACTCTGTGATTGAGGCGGTAGTACACGGTGTGGCTGCCGATTTAAAAGAGGCCGCCTTAATGGCTTCTAAAGCCAGTTTAGATATGGAAATGGTCAGTACGAGCTTCCAAAATAATCTTGCCGCGCTAGTGGCAGAAGGCAAAATCACCGAAGCCGAAATTAACACCAAAGTACGCCGCATTCTGCATTTAAAGCAAGAGCTGGGTTTATTCGAACAGCCCTATACCCAGGCTTCGCGCCAAGCGGTAAAAAACAGCGCCGAGTTCCGCAAAGTTGCGCAAGATGCGGCAGCAGAATCCTTAGTATTACTGAAAAACGACAACGCTATTTTGCCGCTTAAGGCGGGCCAAAAAATAGCGCTAATTGGGCCACTAGCTGATGCCGCTCACGACCAAATGGGTACTTGGGTATTGGATGGCGAAAAGAAAAACTCGGTGACTGTTTTAGAAGCCGTTAAAGCCGAGGCCGGTAAAATACGCTATGTCCGCGCACTGGAGCATTCGCGTTCGTACGATACTGACGATTTTAAAGCCGCCGTTAAAGCGGCTAAAAAATCTGATGTGATTGTGTTTGTAGGTGGTGAAGAGGCCGCATTATCGGGCGAGGCGCATAGCCGTGCTGGCATTCGCTTACCTGGTGCGCAAGAGCAACTGATTAGTGCGCTTAAAGCCACAGGCAAACCTTTGGTGGTTGTATTAATGGCCGGGCGCCCCATTGAGCTACACAATATTCTGCCCAGCATAGATGCATTAGTCATGACCTGGCACGCAGGCAGTTTAGCCGGCCCAGCCATTAGCGATTTACTGTTTGGCCACATAGAGCCGGTAGGCCGCCTACCGGTGACTTGGCCTAAAGTAACGGGCCAGTTGCCTATGTACTACAACCAAAAGAATACTGGCCGGCCGCCAACTTCGCGCCCCTTTATTTTTATGGAAGATTACCCCATCGAAGCTAACCAGCATTCTTTAGGCCACGCGGCAACCCATATGGATATTGGCTTTGCACCGCAATTCCCGTTTGGTTTTGGTTTGTCGTATTCCACAGTAGAGTACGGAAAAGCCAGCAGCCAAAAAGCGCGCTATGCCCGCAAAGACACCTACACCTTTAGCGCAGAAATTGCCAATACCGGTAAGCGCCCAGTTACCGAGGTGGTGCAGTTGTATATCCAAGATGTGATTGGTTCGGTAACACGCCCAGTTAAAGAGCTAAAGCACTTTAAGCGCGTAACACTGCAGCCAGGTAAAAAACAGGTAGTTAGCTTTACGCTAAAAGCAGAAGATTTAATGTTCTTTAACGCCGATGCTCAGCGTGTATTCGAACCAGGCTTGTTTAGGGCTTGGGTTGCCCCCCATGCCGAAGCTGGTGAAGCGGTTGAGTTTACCATCCAATAA